One window of Microcoleus vaginatus PCC 9802 genomic DNA carries:
- a CDS encoding sirohydrochlorin chelatase produces the protein MRSSTYLLVSHGSRDPRPQQALENLGQLLSQNLADSFPAVATATLELGPAPLHEQICSFGERTLSLGLTELQILPVFLLPGVHVAEDIPAEVEIAQKTFGDKLKIELRPHLGSQKAGLTQLVKSQMQEVTFLPNLLLPKWILLSHGSRRPGGNSIVEEIASQLGAQTAYWSVKPSLEEQIESLVRGGQQQIGIVPYFLFNGGITDAIAKNVGQLKQQFPAAELHLANPLGPSVELAELIRDLIQK, from the coding sequence TTGCGATCATCCACCTATTTATTAGTTTCTCACGGCAGCCGCGACCCCAGACCCCAACAAGCTTTGGAAAACCTAGGTCAACTGCTGTCTCAAAATTTGGCTGACTCCTTCCCCGCAGTAGCAACCGCCACCTTAGAACTCGGGCCCGCACCGCTACACGAACAAATTTGCAGTTTTGGCGAACGTACCCTGTCGCTGGGACTGACAGAATTGCAAATCCTGCCTGTATTTTTATTGCCGGGAGTTCACGTCGCCGAAGACATACCGGCAGAGGTGGAAATTGCCCAAAAAACTTTTGGTGACAAGCTAAAAATTGAATTGCGCCCGCATTTAGGTTCCCAGAAAGCAGGCTTAACACAATTGGTAAAAAGTCAGATGCAAGAGGTGACTTTTCTCCCCAATCTGCTATTGCCTAAATGGATTTTATTATCTCACGGCAGCCGTCGCCCCGGAGGTAACTCGATTGTTGAGGAAATCGCCAGCCAACTCGGTGCACAAACAGCGTATTGGTCGGTAAAGCCGAGTTTGGAAGAGCAAATTGAGAGTTTGGTTCGTGGTGGACAGCAGCAAATAGGGATTGTGCCATACTTCTTATTTAATGGAGGAATTACAGATGCGATCGCCAAAAATGTCGGACAGCTAAAGCAGCAATTTCCTGCGGCGGAACTTCATCTCGCAAATCCTCTAGGGCCAAGTGTAGAATTAGCAGAGTTAATTAGGGATTTAATTCAAAAATGA
- the cobA gene encoding uroporphyrinogen-III C-methyltransferase, whose amino-acid sequence MNRRGTEEVKEERKMSLGKVYLVGAGPGDPGLMTLKGKALLECADVVIYDALVSPQILAAINPQAERIDAGKRKGRHSLMQDETTQLMIEKAGDNAIVVRLKGGDPFIFGRGGEEMEELVKAGVSVEVVPGVTSGIAAPAYAGIPLTHRSYSSSVTFVTGHESAGKYRPEVNWQAIARGSETIVVYMGIHNLPYIIGQLTAAQLSAETPIALVRWGTRPEQEELIGTLGTIVEQVEATGFAAPAIAVIGNVVNLHSILSGCRPVSQTVE is encoded by the coding sequence ATGAACCGCAGAGGCACAGAAGAGGTAAAGGAAGAAAGAAAAATGTCTTTAGGAAAAGTGTATTTAGTAGGTGCGGGACCCGGAGATCCGGGTTTGATGACCTTGAAGGGAAAAGCTCTGTTAGAGTGCGCGGATGTGGTGATTTACGACGCTTTAGTCAGCCCTCAAATTTTGGCAGCAATCAACCCCCAAGCAGAACGAATTGATGCCGGAAAACGCAAAGGCCGCCACTCATTAATGCAAGATGAAACAACTCAGTTAATGATAGAAAAAGCTGGAGATAATGCGATCGTAGTTCGTCTCAAAGGCGGCGATCCTTTTATCTTCGGCCGCGGTGGCGAAGAAATGGAAGAGTTGGTAAAAGCTGGAGTGTCGGTAGAAGTCGTCCCCGGCGTAACTTCTGGGATTGCGGCCCCTGCTTATGCGGGAATTCCTTTAACACATCGATCGTACAGTTCCTCTGTCACCTTTGTCACCGGTCACGAATCAGCGGGAAAATATCGACCGGAGGTAAATTGGCAGGCGATCGCCCGCGGCTCCGAAACCATTGTAGTATACATGGGAATCCACAATTTGCCTTACATTATCGGTCAGTTAACAGCAGCCCAATTGAGTGCAGAAACGCCCATAGCGTTAGTGCGCTGGGGAACGCGGCCGGAACAAGAAGAATTGATCGGAACTTTGGGTACAATTGTAGAGCAAGTTGAGGCGACTGGATTTGCAGCACCTGCGATCGCAGTAATCGGAAATGTCGTCAATTTGCACTCAATATTGTCTGGCTGTCGGCCCGTTTCTCAGACTGTAGAATAA